Proteins co-encoded in one Bacillota bacterium genomic window:
- the ilvB gene encoding biosynthetic-type acetolactate synthase large subunit codes for MLMRGASIIMKSLETLGVDVVFGFPGGQVLPLYDALLDSNVRHVLVRHEQAAAHAADGYARASGRTGVCFATSGPGATNLVTGLATAFMDSIPLVAITGQVGVGLLGRDSFQEADISGITIPITKHNYIVKNPADLARTICEAFHIASTGRHGPVLIDVPKDVQAAETEFVWPQSLDLPGYRPRIEPDPTQVAAAATVMLSAKAPLIYAGGGVVASGASADLQALAGYLQAPVTTTLMGLGAVPYDSPLFLGMPGMHGTRAANRAIQECDVLVAVGARFDDRVTGRVDRFAPNARIVHVDIDRAEMGKNVRVDFPVLGDARACLRALLERIQEMRPATGGLACAAGCSEGTGVVTYPGRAAWLSRLASFKRNGNGKKPPSVNGHSPRPARVLRDLMEIAGEEAVITTDVGQHQMWVALYYGFTRPRTLLTSGGLGTMGYGLPAAVGAQVARPGSRVVLVSGDGSFLMNSQELATVAANRLPLKMIVFNNGCLGMVRQWQELFYRRRYSQVALDGSPDLVKLAGAYGIQGMRVAKPARVAPALREAFETPGPVLVDLVLDTEENVFPMVPPAASLDEMIEGPGSVN; via the coding sequence GTGTTGATGAGAGGCGCATCGATAATCATGAAGTCGCTCGAGACTCTGGGGGTCGACGTCGTGTTTGGATTCCCTGGCGGCCAGGTGTTGCCGCTCTACGACGCGCTCCTCGACTCGAACGTGAGGCACGTGCTGGTGCGTCACGAGCAGGCGGCGGCGCACGCGGCCGACGGCTACGCCAGGGCGTCCGGGCGGACGGGGGTGTGCTTCGCCACGTCGGGACCAGGCGCGACCAACCTGGTGACCGGACTGGCGACGGCGTTCATGGATTCGATCCCGCTTGTCGCGATCACGGGTCAGGTGGGCGTGGGTCTTCTCGGGCGCGACTCGTTCCAGGAAGCGGACATCTCGGGGATCACGATCCCGATCACCAAGCACAACTACATCGTGAAGAACCCTGCCGACCTGGCCCGGACCATTTGTGAGGCGTTCCACATCGCGTCGACCGGCAGGCACGGGCCGGTGCTCATCGACGTGCCGAAGGACGTCCAGGCAGCCGAAACGGAGTTCGTTTGGCCACAGTCGCTTGACCTGCCCGGCTACCGCCCGCGTATCGAACCCGACCCAACGCAGGTCGCGGCCGCCGCCACAGTCATGCTCTCCGCGAAGGCGCCCTTGATCTACGCCGGTGGCGGGGTCGTGGCGTCCGGCGCCTCGGCGGACCTACAGGCGCTGGCGGGATACCTGCAGGCCCCGGTGACGACGACGTTGATGGGACTCGGCGCGGTACCGTACGATTCACCGCTGTTTCTCGGGATGCCCGGGATGCACGGCACCCGCGCCGCCAACCGCGCGATCCAGGAGTGCGACGTACTGGTAGCCGTCGGCGCCAGGTTCGACGACAGGGTGACGGGCCGGGTCGACAGGTTCGCCCCGAACGCAAGAATAGTGCATGTCGATATCGACCGCGCCGAGATGGGCAAAAACGTGAGGGTCGACTTCCCCGTGCTTGGGGATGCCCGGGCGTGCCTCCGCGCGCTTCTCGAGAGGATCCAGGAGATGCGCCCGGCGACCGGAGGCCTGGCCTGCGCTGCCGGCTGTTCCGAGGGCACCGGCGTGGTCACCTACCCCGGCCGCGCGGCATGGCTCAGCCGCCTCGCGTCGTTCAAGCGGAACGGAAACGGCAAGAAGCCGCCCAGCGTGAACGGGCATTCCCCACGGCCCGCAAGGGTTCTCAGAGATCTAATGGAGATAGCGGGAGAAGAAGCCGTCATCACAACCGACGTCGGGCAGCACCAGATGTGGGTCGCCCTGTATTACGGCTTCACGCGGCCCAGGACGCTGCTGACGTCCGGCGGACTGGGAACGATGGGGTACGGCCTCCCCGCGGCGGTCGGCGCGCAGGTAGCGCGGCCCGGCTCGCGCGTGGTGCTGGTCTCCGGCGACGGCAGCTTCCTCATGAACTCCCAGGAGCTCGCCACGGTGGCCGCGAACCGCCTGCCTCTCAAGATGATCGTCTTCAACAACGGTTGCCTCGGCATGGTCAGGCAGTGGCAGGAGCTTTTCTACCGGAGACGCTACTCGCAGGTGGCGCTCGATGGCTCGCCGGACCTCGTCAAATTGGCGGGGGCCTACGGGATCCAGGGGATGAGGGTGGCGAAGCCCGCCAGGGTTGCGCCTGCCTTGCGAGAGGCGTTCGAGACCCCCGGCCCGGTACTCGTCGACCTGGTGCTCGACACGGAGGAAAATGTATTCCCGATGGTGCCACCGGCGGCGTCACTTGACGAAATGATAGAAGGCCCGGGGAGCGTGAACTGA
- the ilvN gene encoding acetolactate synthase small subunit, with translation MNRYTVVALVVNRPGVLAHISSLFNRRSFNIESITAGLTEDAGITRITMVVSGDLRDLDQVMRQLDKLIDVIKVVDLTERGTVDRELVLIKVNAGPEARAEIMQVAEVFRARIVDLSEDSLVVEMTGDSEKVEALIGLLSKFRIIEMARTGKISMLRGRAAVKTEQA, from the coding sequence GTGAATCGTTACACCGTTGTAGCACTCGTGGTAAACCGTCCAGGCGTGCTCGCCCACATTTCGTCGCTCTTCAACAGGCGCTCGTTCAACATCGAGAGCATCACCGCCGGACTCACCGAGGACGCGGGCATAACCCGGATCACGATGGTCGTTTCGGGTGACCTGCGGGACCTCGACCAGGTGATGAGGCAGCTCGACAAGCTCATCGACGTCATAAAGGTCGTGGACCTCACCGAACGTGGCACCGTCGACCGCGAACTCGTGCTCATCAAGGTGAACGCCGGCCCCGAGGCGCGCGCGGAGATCATGCAAGTTGCCGAGGTATTCCGAGCCAGGATCGTGGACCTGTCCGAGGATAGCCTCGTCGTCGAGATGACGGGCGACTCAGAAAAGGTAGAAGCCCTCATCGGGCTCCTCTCAAAGTTCAGGATTATTGAAATGGCGCGGACCGGCAAGATTTCGATGCTGCGCGGAAGGGCCGCGGTCAAGACCGAACAGGCTTAG
- a CDS encoding pyridoxal phosphate-dependent aminotransferase, with translation MSGIVFANRVKDLGTEMAFEILARARTLEEQGKRIIHLEIGEPDFETPSNIVKSGVHALRMGWTHYTPAPGIPALREAVSCYAKQFKNIDCDPSQVIVTVGAKPAVYFAMLCLVNPGDEVIYPDPGYPLYENVIKLVEATPVPIALREENEFRLDVDELKSRVTPKTRVIIINSPHNPTGSVLTGEDVKAIAALIEGSRIYVVSDEMYDRIVYDRRVMSIGSIPEIRDQVIVADSLSKTYAMTGWRLGFGIVPPGMSEKMSRLSIHTYSCNAAFVQIAAIEALRGPQASVDKMVAEFRQRREAVVEGVNRIEGMSCLKPPGAFYVFPNVKKLGMRSKALAEKILDEYGVAVLGGDAFGCAGEGYIRISYANSLENIQEGLKRLERAAASILRKK, from the coding sequence ATGTCAGGGATAGTGTTCGCTAACAGAGTCAAGGACCTGGGGACGGAGATGGCGTTCGAGATCCTGGCGCGTGCCAGGACGCTGGAAGAGCAGGGGAAGAGGATCATCCACCTCGAGATCGGCGAACCGGATTTCGAGACGCCGTCTAACATCGTAAAGAGTGGTGTTCACGCCCTCAGGATGGGGTGGACCCACTACACACCGGCGCCGGGGATACCCGCGCTGCGCGAGGCCGTCAGCTGCTACGCGAAACAGTTCAAGAACATCGATTGCGATCCATCACAAGTCATCGTCACGGTCGGGGCCAAACCCGCGGTGTACTTCGCGATGCTCTGCCTGGTCAACCCCGGGGACGAGGTCATTTACCCGGATCCTGGATATCCCCTGTACGAAAACGTAATAAAGCTTGTGGAAGCGACCCCCGTCCCCATCGCGCTCAGAGAGGAAAACGAGTTCAGGCTGGACGTCGACGAGCTCAAGTCGAGAGTCACGCCGAAGACCCGCGTCATCATAATCAATTCCCCGCACAACCCGACGGGCAGCGTGCTTACCGGCGAGGACGTCAAGGCGATAGCCGCGCTCATCGAGGGTAGCCGCATATACGTGGTTTCGGACGAGATGTACGACCGGATCGTCTACGACCGGCGCGTAATGTCGATCGGCTCGATCCCAGAGATCAGGGACCAGGTCATCGTGGCGGACAGTCTGTCGAAGACCTATGCAATGACAGGCTGGCGCCTCGGGTTCGGGATAGTCCCTCCCGGGATGTCCGAGAAGATGAGCCGCCTTTCGATCCACACGTACTCCTGCAACGCGGCGTTCGTCCAGATAGCGGCCATCGAGGCGCTGCGCGGGCCGCAGGCCTCGGTGGACAAGATGGTCGCCGAGTTCAGGCAGAGGCGCGAGGCAGTCGTCGAGGGCGTCAACCGGATCGAGGGCATGTCCTGCCTCAAGCCTCCAGGGGCGTTCTACGTGTTCCCCAACGTGAAGAAGCTGGGCATGAGAAGCAAGGCGCTGGCGGAGAAGATCCTCGATGAATATGGTGTCGCGGTGCTGGGCGGCGATGCGTTCGGGTGCGCCGGCGAGGGTTACATCAGGATCTCG